From the Theileria equi strain WA chromosome 4 map unlocalized gcontig_1105316255041, whole genome shotgun sequence genome, one window contains:
- a CDS encoding 4-methyl-5b-hydroxyethyl-thiazole monophosphate biosynthesis protein, putative (encoded by transcript BEWA_046770A) has protein sequence MAKVARNALVAVAHGSEDIEFVTLVDVLRRAGVSVTVGSAGDSLETVLAHGTKVTADDLISNVKGKTFDLIAVPGGLPGSTNCAANSHLIEMLKRQKEERRLYAAICAAPSVVLADHGLLHPDVSAVGYPGFDSNFPKKANERVHVSGHCVTSQGPGTALEFALKLVELLCGSDIKDKLSNGMLLHPAMRF, from the exons atggcaaaagTGGCTCGTAACGCACTCGTGGCTGTC GCCCACGGAAGTGAGGACATTGAATTCGTGACTCTGGTTGATGTTTTGCGCAGGGCTGGAGTTTCAGTGACCGTTGGTTCTGCAGGTGATTCCTTGGAGACGGTCTTGGCTCACGGAACAAAAGTTACCGCTGATGACCTCATTTCAAACGTCAAGGGCAAGACTTTTGATCTCATTGCTGTCCCGGGTGGTCTTCCAGGATCGACCAATTGCGCCGCCAACTCTCACTTGATTGAGATGCTCAAACGTCAAAAGGAGGAGAGGCGTCTCTACGCCGCCATTTGCGCAGCTCCATCCGTCGTACTCGCTGATCACGGTCTGCTACACCCCGACGTTAGCGCCGTCGGATACCCAGGATTTGATTCCAATTTCCCCAAAAAGGCAAATGAGCGTGTACACGTCTCAGGACATTGCg TGACATCTCAAGGCCCTGGAACAGCCCTAGAGTTTGCGCTCAAGCTCGTTGAGTTGCTTTGCGGAAGTGACATCAAGGACAAGCTTTCAAACGGCATGTTATTGCATCCTGCTATGCGCTTTTAG